The following nucleotide sequence is from Mytilus edulis chromosome 13, xbMytEdul2.2, whole genome shotgun sequence.
ATAAGATTAAAAGAAGAAACAGAAAAGCTGAAAACTATTCTTTCTAGAATGAGCTCATTTGTCAGCTCCATAGCATCAGTTACTGAAAGGATTGCACCTAAGTAAGTCTTTGGAATAGTAGCATACATTTCCATTATACAACGGTCTCATGGGTCTGAAGTTACCTGAAGTGAAAAATGCCTTTGGTTTACCCCTTGCCTTGGTCAAACAGAAATTGCTATGTTTCAGTTCAGATTTGCATCCCGAAATTTCGGCATATGGCTTGCTATTTAATTTAATGACTTTTACAAGTAGAAAAATGATGTGAACATAGAACTTTGCAAATAGgtcaaacattttttaaataattcaaaaaaagttTGCAATCATGGGCTTAATGCAATTAAAGAAAGTATCTCAAATTAGTGTGTCACAAGTATATTGATAAGTGAATGAAGAAAAAATTctctaaatgttttaaatttgtggtACGGTGTTATCATAGTTAGCCCAAACAttaaaattcaacatatttttatgtcaaatatgtaatttttacaaagtaataacaaatacatatttttattacaccaactttTGGTTTAAGACATTATTTAACTGAATGTCATTTTGAGTAAGGCTGTTGTTCAGATAGGATTGTACTAGCTTAAGGTATtgttgcagatttgtttttaatgCAAGAGGTTTAAATGCTAAATATAGCTATTATTTAAAGACAAAATTACagaatttgttgaaaaaatactGCCACAAAATCAATGAACTAGACAATTTTTCTTCAATTCTCAAAAATTTCCACCCAATAGGACAAATATATAGTACTGTATAAGTGAATAAAAGGATGACTTTGTACTGTATTTTTACAGACTTGGTAAGACCACAAAGGACTGTGAACATGATACAAAAATAGCACAGATATTTGAACAGATCAGTACAATGAATCCAGACTCACAACACAGGTAAGTTAATTTGAACCTATTCAACAAAATGCGTCCATTCCAATGTTAACATAACAACAGAGGGTTTGGAGGGGTGTGTGGAAGGACCTCTCAACAGAATGTGATTGGTAATTTAATTTTATCATGGGaagttaacagtttaaaaatggtACATTCCATTGTGTGCGCATATGTTTTTAATTCAATTAACTGTAgttgaagaaaacagaaaattagACAAGAACGTTGGTTCAAAATTATTGTCTTCTTCTCACTATGCTCTAAATAACTGAGAGAAAGGGGGGTAACTGGTACGACATATACTTTTAAAGTCAACCAACAACTACATTTATTAAGAAATAGTTCCTTCATggcatgctctatgctcattttaacatgggtaggcattaaatgtgtctttatttttctctGAGCGTAAGAGAAGAGTAAAATATGGTCAAAttatgcctacccatgttaaaatgagcacaAAGCATGACATGAAAGAATTATTATGATTCTAATAGGACACATACTCTATTTTTATAGGTCGAAACGAACAATAATACCATAGGAATATTTGGCTTACCTGTTTCCTCCtcataaattatgcaaatttcattttaatatataatattaaaagtataaaaactaaaaactaaaagCAGGGAAAATTTATGAGgtttaaaaatcaatatttaataaatttttatgtAAGCAgctaaaatatatatgattaagTACGAAAATGGAAAATAACGAGAATATAAACAGGAATTTTGTGCGCAATgtgtaaacatattttgtgctgattagaacacggctttgtttacaaagggAAACAAGGACGTCATATTGAAATACATTGTTAACTAACATTTATTTACTATTGGTTTATGGTTGATGCTATTAGACTATAATACATTGAAAACTAACATTTATTTACTATTGCTTTATATAGATTATAAAGTAacatttatttactatttttaggGTTGATGCTATTAGAACTGCACAGGAAGAGAGGGAAACACTGGCAGCAAACCGACAGAATCCCTTGGATGAagaattgatcaaaacaaaaggaAAGTTGAAAGCCCCTTCTGCCAGGAAGGAGGTCGGTAGGAGAGATTCTACAAAAAGGAATTCTAGAGAGATTAAGGAAAATGTTTTAGATTCTCCCAAATCAGACACAATGAATGAAGAAAAGGAAACAAGTCAAGATAAACAAAATGGGCTTGAGAAAGATTcggcaaaaaatcaaaaagacaTAAATACAATAGAAAAAACAGATACTACCCAAAATGTGATGGTTAATGGTATAACAGAAGATAGTATAGTGTTCGATCAAAGTATTGAGGAAAACGataatgttcaaaataaaaatagtgaaATTGAGGCTGAAAGGCTTCCAAAATTAAAGCAGAAGGAGAAAGATGAGGTAATGCTGAAATCAccaacattaaaacaaaatcagaaaGAAGGCTGTCTTCAAAAATCTCCTACTTCTTCAAAGTCTGctgaaacaaatcaaaataaagagaaaaaaggtgatgagaaaaataaagaaagtgcAGTTGAGactaaaatatttccaaaattaaaacaaaaggaGAAAGATGAGGGAATTCTAAAATCAccaacattaaaacaaaatcagGAAGCAGACGGtcttcaaaaatcttctcttcctaactttgataaaaataatcaaaatactgAGAAAAAAGATGAtgagaaaagtaaaaaaagtgaAATTGAGGCTAAAAGACTTTCAAAATCAAAGCAAAAGGAGAAAGATGAGGGAATTCTAAAATCAccaacattaaaacaaaatcagGAAGAAGATGGTCTTCGAAAATCTCCTTCTACGCCAAAGTCTGTTGAAAAGATTAATACAAATCATGATGCAATTGGCGGCAGCATGCAAATAGAATCAAAACTAGAGGGAAAACAACAGAGAAAAACACAAAATACTTTTGATTTTAAAGATATTGACTgtgttaaaacatttgaaaaactatTAAATGATGACCTCAAACTTGAAAAGGTGCTAGAACCTAGTGATTTGAATAAAACTGATGATGAAGCATTCACTTTACCTAAAGATTTTGTTGCATCAACTGTGAAAGGATTTGAAAGTCACAGTTTGCAAAATTCTCCTGAAAAGGGAGAGAACCCTGTCAGGAGAACAAGAAGGTCAAGGAGAAATAAACAGTCCCATGAAAACTCTCTTTCATTATTGGACACAAACTGTAATAATACtcaaaaaaatgatattcaggAAACTAAATCTGACAATAATACAATTAATGGAACTTTAGAGGATCTTTTAAACACATCAATAGGAAGTAGCATTAGTGGAGATTTAAACACATCAATAGGAAGTAGCATTAGTGGAGATTTAAACACATCCACAGGAAGTAGCATTAGTGGAGATTTATACACATCAACAGGACGTAGCATTAGTGTAGAACAAAATGGTATTGATCAAACTTTCGAATCAAATGTACTTAAAGAAGACAATGCACTTAGCAAGAAATGTAATCAAGTTAAAACAGTTGTGAGAAAGTTGTCAGAATCTGTTCAATGAGTGTGTCCTTACTGACATTTTGTGAGGAAGTTTTCAGGATCTGTTCAATGAGTGTGTCTTTACTGACGTTTTGTGAGGAAGTTTTCAGGATCTGATATGAGTGTCTCCATATTAACATTTTGAGGAGTTGTCAGAATCTGTCCAGTGAGTGTCTCCACATTTGATATTTTGTTAGAAAGTTGTCAGAATCTGTTCAATTCATTTTGTAATTGCCTTCATTActaatatgttatcaaaacaattGGTGctaattattaaattattttataatcttgTTGCTTGACTGCTAATTAGCTGAAGTGACCCATAGGGGTCTTTTCGAATGTTTTGTCTAGTATTGGACAACATCACATTAACAAATAATTGAGTTAATCCTCAACTGCTTGAAAACAGTCTGACAGATGCCTGGCTTCCAAATTCATGCAAAATACCAACCTTCATGATTTTTAGGGGATTTTGTCTGTGAGATATGTGAGAGGTGttgcaattttttattttaatctaaacACCTCAAAACAGGCACTCAAATGAGTGAGTTTAAGGGtatttgaaaaaacatatttaatcaaaCAACATGAGCAATGTAGTAGAAGATTAAAAGCAACTATGATTATATAAGAGAAGCAGagaactatagttcactgtaagtccttcaacaatgagcaaagcccataccacatagtcagctataaaagaagTGGGTTATAaactattttaaaagttgatcaaAGTCATTTTTAAGTCACCTTTAACAACATGGTCAAGAAATTACAGTGGCAGCACATTAGAATACTCATAcaacaatacaaaacaatttaacaaaagaCATCTAGAGTTTATCATACagtctaaaaaaaataacatgaataaatgcATACCTGCTTATAAAGAACAAGTCTTCAAACATCCAAAATAGGAATCAACTTTTTCagagaaaacaaatcaatttTTTCATGAACTTATTTGACATTTTCTTCAATCTTGTCTCATCTTTTTTTGCAGTTAGATcattgatgtttttttatttgtggttatccatttaaaatatattgttagCTAAAACAATATTTCAGGTACTCCATATTTTGTGctttaaataatttgtattttttaaaatttattaatcaATCAAATCTGTGGTTCTACATTCAAAGTGATAGATTACTGCCATTATTTGTCATTTGTGCTAATTATTGAGATTTGAAACAATTTTTGGGGGTTTTGACACCTTTCTGCTCACATCTCTACTTTTAATAAAATGCTTAGTTGTTCAAATCACTGTAATTTGTTATAGTACTTATTGCACATCTTTGTGGAAGAACTGACAAATCATATACAGATATAGAGAAGAGtagaaaaaaatagttaaaatattggTTACTCATGAAGAAATTGTGCTATTAATACTGAAGAAAAATCAAATTTGGTGTTATATAAAGCTTTTTGCCATTATCAGAGGTAGAGAGTTTTCCAGGGGGCCCTCCCTCTCCCCCTTTGtggaaaaaaaatactgattatCAAGGATATGACTGGAGTCCCAGATAGTCAGTGGGTCccccattttgaaaatttcttgatTCCCCACTGAGTGTATGCAACATTGAAATAATCTAAAGAGTTGTATTGACAGTGAGATGTACATATCATTATACTTCACAACCTTGAAAATGAATGGGCTGTAAACAATTATGTATACTAGTTAAGGAAATTGAAGCCACACTAAACTCGAAAACATACTAATGAatcaaaatacaatgtataaaacacacacacacacacacacaatactaacaaaggctagaggtttCTGACTTGGGTTAAgccaaatatatatttcaaaattcctGTCATCTATTTTTTTCTTAAGTTGTATCAACATTGAGGTAACAAGGATGAACTGTGGATATATGATTCCTCATTGATTCGTACAAATATGGTAACTCTTGGTCTTCTCCCAAATAGCAGTAAAACCCTCGACAAAGTGAGGCGTCAGTTTGGCTATGGGGGTGTACAAGTAAGCAACCACTTGTCAGAATATGATGCTAAATATCAATCATCGTGtagagagagtgccacgctctctgCAATTAAAGAACCCTATCAATTCTTTGAGTGTTCCTTTGGTGGTAGTGTTGCCAGCAGCATTTTGTGACCTCATGTTACAGTGGCAGTCCAAATATTCCCGATCTCTATTACAGGacttcttcttctttataattcAGCACTCCATCAACATactttttcaacttttatttgaTCAGTCAGACACAATACATACGTGTAACAAGAGgaatacaatatttacatatatacaaacaatacaaagcAATGGTGGATATAACAAaggaaaacacataaaaaatacattttaaacaataattttatggTATCTGTTGCATGTGTACCTTGCTGCTCTGCGCTGGACCATCTCAAGTTGGTGTGTTTCTGATTTGGTATGTGGGTACTAGACGCAGCTGCTGTATTCTAGCTTTGGTCTTACTAGTGCTATGTAAgctttttctttaaatgtttttgaattaacctttaaatttctttaggcagcaaccatttgattttctggggggggctatggttttttttggaaaaaaaagtttgtttccagtttttggagaaaaaaataatttgtttttgattctgagaaaaaaaaattgtttgtttcaccctcagctgccactatatgtaatgctaaaattgaaagaaaaaaattgttttcgacttgtcgcgaaaaaaatagattgtttttcgccacaggcgaaaaaaataatttgtccagaaaaaaaaaccatagccccccccagaaaatcaaatggttgctgccttagttcAGCTTTTGTGTGGCTGCAGCTGTGATGTTGTTTACATGTTTGTTCCATTTTAGTTCAGTCTGTATAGTTATGTCCAGATATTTTGTGGCTGTTTCTTTTTGCAGTACACGTTGGTGGAGAGTATAGTCAAATTTTAATGGGTTTTTCTTGGTTGTTATCTGAAGGACTGAACACTTGTCTGGATGGAATGACATGAGCCAGTCCTTCTTCCATTTTGCTGCTGATGTGAGGTCTTCTTGCAGTTTTTGTGTGTCTTCTTTGTTtcgtattgttttataaattatactGTCATCTGCAAATAATCTTAGGGTACTGTGTTTGATGTATTCATTAAAGTCGTTTATATATACAACAAACAGAATCGGTCCCAAAACTGTTCCTTGGGGAACACCAGATGTTACATTAATTTTGTCTGACTGGACACCATCAATAATGACTGTTTGTGTGCGGGATGTGAGGAAATCTTCTATCCATTTTAGAGTGATGTGAGCAATGCCATAATGTTTCAGTTTGTAGACTTGCCTACAATATTGCCTGTAttgttgttaatttgttctcgtcctgaacatacaCGATaaatttgccactggaagttaagTAACTAATAATCAGTACTTCATTAATTCGTATTTTGTTTGAATAGTCACATGAAAACTGTTCAAATCATAAAAAGTCGATAAACAGCTTTTCGTCAATTTATTTctcatctttttatttgttgttgtagCCAATATGGGATGATGAGAACTTTGAGATATTCATTGTTTTAATCAGACTGACCTGAGATTACATGTATCTGAACACAAAGTTAATTTAGTTAAGGTTCATCAtatcaaatggtaaaaaatggctgtATAATTTACACCTCAAAAACTGCTCTGAGTACAGAATGTCTGTGGATTTGGAAAACTTtttttgaaacacaaaatgcatttaaattttataaatcaagtGGTTGTCAGGCATTACAAGTTTTTAATCGCACAGGTCAGTCTCTTCTCAGAGTAGTTTTTGATGTGTAGATACGTACAGTCATatttgttcatgtgttacatGATTAACCTTAATTAAAAGATCTTGTGAGGTCGGCGAGCCCCACTATATGAAAGTTTCTCCACTCATgatttttcaattaatattttgatatgtttgCAATCTTGGACATGATATATTAAAGCATCATATGTATAAAACATTATAGACTGACCAAGCTGCAGTCTAGAAATTAGCCTCACAATTTAGACCGATCGATCGATCGATCTTGTGACTTATTTCAAAATACCGGTCATGTGCttttatttataagatatatatcaTACTCAATTGAAATACCTTTCATTGTGATCTATTTTTAAACGTACAGAGTTTTTCAACCCTCGTATCAACTCAAGGATAATCATACAGGATCCTTATCCTTAAATAATAAAGTGCGCGTGTGTGAATgttaacattgcaaaaaaaatataaaaaagaaattgtttcaaaTGACGTACTGATCGCTATTACGAAATTGGATGTTTATATAAGATATAAGTACCGAGACTGACCTATATATAGTATATTCTACCTGTTTATACATTTTTAACAGGTACATTCAGATCATCTGTAAACAGTCTTCAGGTAAGATGTCAACTTTCATCTTAAACTCAATGatatatgaatattttgaatttttttttatctaaataaattttaatgaataaatatattggTCTTTTTATATCACCACTTTCATAGTGTCTGATCGCTGGTCATTTGATGCATGGTCAGTGCACAGGGGTCTGTTACAatttgccgggtttactatccatacgaaccctgAAAAATATTAATAGTACAGCCggcaaattgttaaaaaaaatgtctgggttcgtatggatagtaaacccggcaaattgtaacaaacccctgtggtcagtgtacatgttaaacacataTATTATCagtaaagtatttatttttacttgaatGTGTATTAATTgactgttatttattttgttgaataCAATATTTTCCATAACATGTATaaggttaaaaaaatataactagAAATTCTTCTCTAGTTACACTTTTCGTTGATATTCAATTACTTTTTACTGACAAAAATATATTCGTTGAATTTCTCTTGAGACAAAATCGATCATTTGATAACGAATACATATATTACACTAATCATTGTAAAGATAAAGTGATTAAAGGGTTAATAACATAGTTGATCAAGGTATGACCAGGTTGTTGGTCACCTCTGTCATGTTAATTAGTTTCTGGGGGAAACAAGCGGTAGTTGAGATAAAGTCCAAGTCGCTGGaaagtttacatatttatttcacatccatatatttcaaatatcaaaacataactgaataacaacataaaaacaaatataaaatacaaattcaaaagaCATACGGAAAATGAaccaatcaaatatctttttattaaataatataaattagCGTTTTGCCGAAAGCGGGGATTAAGGATTAAAACATGCTTCGTATAAGTTTGTCAAGAATGGCTTTCGGCAGTTATCACTTAGTGTCAATTTATCTATATTCTTTGTTACAGAACCTTTTATCATAAAGACGGATATAAATCTTTGATAATTAATCTGAATAAAAGGATTATAGTTAAGTGTAAAATACAAGTAACTTTGGAATagcgtaaaatacaataaactaataaattattaaaacgcAATGAGGACTCGGAATAATTGATAAAaagcaaatattataaaaatatacaaaatcctaAATATGAACTTTGAACGAACAATTGTCGGGTCATAAAGGTATTAAAACctgtttatatatttaaacaagGGCGagtaaattatttttcaattgtgTGGCGGAAAATATTGCTAGCATTTTTAGGACGAATTAATATAAGATAATTCGTCAAGAATAGGAAACTATTAATTCTTTAGACTAGACCCACGGGCATCCCGTCAACGTTTACACTGTAGAGCACAAGATATTTTCTCTAAGAAGACATGTTATAGCCTATCAAAACTCGTTGTTTGTTATACCAAGGAGGTAATCgtaaagaaaaaaaggaaaatggttgttcgactttttttttttttttttataatataccagatgcaaaaattcaaaagttcagATAAACTGTTTAGTATATATTTGTAACGTTTATCAAAATTTGTATCTTAATTATGTAAATATCAGTCTTTTTCCATTGCTTAATAAATCAGGTTCAGTATTTTGGTTTATCAAAACTTTCatctttattataattttttatgtaaatatcaGTCTTTTCCCGTTGCTGTATAAATAAATTGGTCTTAGATTTTACATCAATGGttattcatagatataggaagatatggtgtgggtgccaatgagacaactctccatccaaataacaatttaaaaaaggtaaaacagtataggtcaatgtacggccttcaacacggagccttggttcacaccgaacaacaagctataaagggcctcaaaataactagtgtaaaaccattcaaacgggaaaacctacggtctaatctataaataaaaaaaaccgagaaacgagaaacacgtataaattacataaacaaacgacaactactgtacatcagattcctgacttaggacaggtgcaaacatttgcagcgggattaaacgttttaatggatccaaaccttctccctttttctgaaacaatagcataacatcacaacatagaaaaacacacgataaaatatcaattggcaggcttaactcaatcaaaaaatgaTTGAAAGGAGATGTGGGGGTAAACGTCAGTTAGACAGCAGCCCCAACGACACAAAAAGGAAATTCCTCTCGGGAACATAATTGTGTCATCATCAATAGACAAATGCCGATACCATAATGTTTATTGTTATCATTAAATCGATCCGAGACTTCAAAGTTAGAGAATAAGTTTATAAAGACtaccaaaaaaaaaagtgcaatcTGCAACAACAACTTTCCttataacaaaacattaaaatcatGCCGTTTAACAAA
It contains:
- the LOC139502215 gene encoding RING finger protein 207-like, whose translation is MTTTMSGEIFNPPDSLDDLDVTRWNPLMCYLCNEKYEEPCILGCYHSFCSRCLSGRDVEGKMTCPLCGLSTQIKDGEDLPPSDRLMKFLVESTGEEKEKCANCDNEFEQMFFCNTCDQPLCEACREDTHKAKMFAKHDIVVLSKRTKEIHRECAIHQEPYILFSTERKTMLCINCFRDMKVESRSYCVDLETAYTQGCKKLDQSMMAIKDLQISVRDAILLLKVLLEEIEHNVDKEKTAVTELYDLLLEKITETKTSLLEKVDRQYQSKDKAFKAELVNLSTLLPTLHTHLVTSAAFCSSANRFEFLDLAYVLMERLKSIIQLQHPLHPSEGSQIITDFKSMFAKCLEPLLFPPPKTTTIITSTSTIGLTGSSLNLSSSSYSGLRTDFPSTVSVNSSPSHTPRYPQRGHAGYNSLRFKLIESKGIFAEHCVEFDTSHKELYSNTEKLKTQIQELQRDLTVRRCLAKMTMVTELDVQIEALQQGLQEHFTKNEQKQILLEKHWEDSVQRIATEQELYQAQLHDIIRLKEETEKLKTILSRMSSFVSSIASVTERIAPKLGKTTKDCEHDTKIAQIFEQISTMNPDSQHRVDAIRTAQEERETLAANRQNPLDEELIKTKGKLKAPSARKEVGRRDSTKRNSREIKENVLDSPKSDTMNEEKETSQDKQNGLEKDSAKNQKDINTIEKTDTTQNVMVNGITEDSIVFDQSIEENDNVQNKNSEIEAERLPKLKQKEKDEVMLKSPTLKQNQKEGCLQKSPTSSKSAETNQNKEKKGDEKNKESAVETKIFPKLKQKEKDEGILKSPTLKQNQEADGLQKSSLPNFDKNNQNTEKKDDEKSKKSEIEAKRLSKSKQKEKDEGILKSPTLKQNQEEDGLRKSPSTPKSVEKINTNHDAIGGSMQIESKLEGKQQRKTQNTFDFKDIDCVKTFEKLLNDDLKLEKVLEPSDLNKTDDEAFTLPKDFVASTVKGFESHSLQNSPEKGENPVRRTRRSRRNKQSHENSLSLLDTNCNNTQKNDIQETKSDNNTINGTLEDLLNTSIGSSISGDLNTSIGSSISGDLNTSTGSSISGDLYTSTGRSISVEQNGIDQTFESNVLKEDNALSKKCNQVKTVVRKLSESVQ